A stretch of DNA from Saccharomycodes ludwigii strain NBRC 1722 chromosome I, whole genome shotgun sequence:
taagcGGTGATTGATataaacattattattgttgttgttttagaaaaaaaaaataaataaataaataaataaaaaaaaaaaaaaaaaaaaacaataatcgTAGCATAGTACTTCATTCTAGgcttaataatatatatataatttattttttttttacctctttttttttattgtcgTTCTTCTGCATTCTTATGTACTATTTTATTcgtcattttatttttttaatcaataaatatatttacagtgttactttaattttaaaaaaaaatatatatatattaattttagttAAGTTAAAAGACATACAAATATTACAAAGTATATAGAAATGAAAGATATGATACAAATTTAATTAGcttgtaaaataaaactagtAGTAATACTagtgctaataataattataatgaccttgataacaataaataacagCAAATAGTAACGATCATAAACgctaaaaaaacaatacacTACTATATTTTACAACCATAATTTATGAAAAGAGAGCTACTGCGAAATATAGCAAAAATAgtgtaaatattttctaaatattGCGTGTTATAATAAcgttacaatttttttagtatgtaacttttcttttatttgtttaccAAAATACCAGTGCAGAAAAACTTTAGGCAAAacgaacaaaaaaaaaaaagttttctttctaatattttgatatCCCGCTACTCCCTATCCCTTCTGCCTATTCTCTCTTTCCGTCTTTCCCTCCTCCCCCTCCCCCTCCCCCTTCCCCTTATATcagccttttttttttttttttttttttttttcggcTTTTCataattactattattattaatttttcttttttttccatctGCTTTAGTAATCCCTTCGCCggtttttttccattttccacgttaaaattttttatacaGCAGTCCACAAAATATctgtttaaaatttttttttttccgcATGGGGAAAAcattttgaatattatgtttatattttattatatacaaTTAGGTGTAGAAAGGACTAGGATTTGATTGAAAAGTAAGAAGAGATGGAAAACATAAagcaaacaaaaaaaaaaaaattattgctgttaaatttttttttttttttactgaaATCTTCAAGAAGTTGTAATTTGTGCTTAATCTATTTCATAACTAATCCAATTTATATAGACTGTCCATGTAGAAAACTCTCTTTATTGCATCTGGTAATTTTATGCACCCTGTTAATCATATTTATCTGTTGCATTGGTTTCTCGATCAACCTACCACAATTTCTGCGCTCGAAACCTCATAGCTTTATTAACACACAGTTTcgataaattaattttgaaccggaaaaataaatggaaTACAGTGCTTAAAAGAACATGCATTAATACTAGCTAAAGCAAAGACTTTTTCGTGGAGTGGTCATTCTCTGGGGAATCCGATTAACAAAATCGGATTACCAACTGAGAGGAGCAGCGgacaagaaaaaacatgAAATAGATTACCAATATCATATCCCGTAATGGAACAAAAAGCCCATTTCTTAACCTATGATTGGGAGTAAGATGGCTTGAGGTTAGTCTagtttaattaaaaaacagcaacaacaacaacaacaacaacaacaacaacaacaacaacaagatctttaaaacaaattgaGAGAAGCCCACAAATTACAtaagtttattttaatagtaTACACAGATCTCAAAATAATTCTTagttttccaaaaaaattaccagAGAGAAGATGCAACAGTGATTATATTGtaatttaacttttttcaaGAAATAATTAAGTTAGACCTAAAACAgttatgaaaaatttattttataaagttttatttagaaaatatatcCTAATATTGGTTttatgtcttttttttttttttactaagGAACTGAATTAACAAATGCAAAGAAAACTTTCTCGCCATATATTTGCCATTGCAATGCACttaatgttaaaaataatgatgacttataatatcaataatcaataaaaaaccTTTGACAAAAGCAATCACAGTTATTTATGaggtttatatatatatatatatatatatatatatatatatatgtgtgtgttATATAGTCTTCAAggccaaaaaataaatgtcCAATTTTGACCATTGTTATTTCGTTAAAAGGagttaaaataattatttagtGCATAAGTAAAATCTGGAAAATATCTATAATTTCCTTGTAACTTAGTTCTAAGATCAATAGTTTAACagttataataatttttaaaatttacaaGGCCACAAGCTTTTACaactacttttttttcgtcaaaaaaaaaaaaaaaataaagatgaagataaaaaataatgtaatttttaaataaaatttaggGACCTCTTCTATAAAAATGTTCATAAAGTAAGTCTTTTGGTCCTTGTTGCGTACCGAAGTTAGCATTATTGCCATttaatttgatattttgatttacGTTGGAAATATTTCCATTGTTATTCGGTGATGACAAAAAAGAAGTGGGGtacatattattattattactcgtgatattattattattattattattattattgacaGCAGTATTATGCAGATTCACATCATTTGAGTTAACTGGACAAGCAAGTACGCCataacttttaatattattatattgtcCCTGATTATGATTGATATTGTTTAGTATATTCATGTTAACATTTGCAGCTTTGTAACCTGGAGTGAAAGGAGGATAGCATATATAACCtctatataaatttttatcataCTGTTCAGGTTGTGCtagaaaattttctttaaagttcatattattaatataattattgtatttattatagttaacattattaataacgTCAGCAGCCTTAGTGTAGGTAAgcttattgttattgttgcaATTATCACCATAATAATTACCAGTACTATTATTCCTAgtgttactactactagtactactactattactaatgctattactattactactattattattagtattatcatcattatcttcTTCCCCATCGtcctcatcatcatcattggcactatcattatcattatcattatcattattattatcattattattattattattattatcattattattatcattattattattgttagttGGATAATCAACACCAAGAATTTGACGATTATTAGTTATTAACATGctaattgttttttgttgatcGTTGActaattcttttaactCATTTACTATTCCATTCAAATGTTTAATTTCGGTTTTCAATGAAGAAATcttcttttcaaaaaaattcttttgcTGGACAACTGAATCCAAAGATTCCAATGGAATAGCCCCATCACAACCAACATCACCATTATCCGGTAGCTGACAATTTGccttatttataattatgttATCGTCCTGCCCGTCCTGGACATGTTCAtgttttaacaaaaaaatgttgtTATCTGAATTCATTCGAAAATATGTATGCAACGAAAGACATACCTCATCCAGTACATCCTTtggttttatattattatgaatatttttaatacttttagtaaataataatttaaatcgTTCTCTACATTGTCTTGTATttctattaatattatggTTGCTAATTAACAAATCAGCGATGTAATCCCAAAATGATTTTCTgtgtttattatattttggattatttaacaaatctttattttctataacCAActtcaataatatcaaatcTTGGTTTAATTTCCAAACAAGTCTTTTCCGCGGTgacttttttgttttaatcaATTTCGATATAGGTTTAGCAacataattatttttaagcCCAATAATAGGGCTGTCTGTGGTAATAGGAGTTGCATAATTACCATTATAAGCGGTAGTATCCGAGTTGATAGTAGCCATATTTTGAGGTgtggttttaaaaaaaaaaccattaTTGTAAGCAGATGTGGCTAAAGGCCGTATAAGATAATTATTCCTGTTAAATTGCTGTTGATAACTCATATTAATAGCATTGATATTGTCATCAGCGCTCTCATTTGCTATTACATTACcactaaaataaacattggGCTCAGTTTTGAatgttgtatttttaatccCTAGCTGACTTGATACTGCTCCATAACCATTACCGTTAGGTGTATCAATCCGAAATGATCCAGCTGAAGACATTATATCtgcttttgtttattactGATGTTATAGTTTCTCCCTAATAACTTTCCGTATGATCTCTATATATTAATGAGATTAGTCGAtgctttattaaaatattaaaactgCAAAACTCGGTTAAGTGTTCAAGTAaaacaccaaaaaaattgaaggGGAGAGGGGAACCGTTATTCAAAactaaaactaaaatagATACAAATCTAAGGGATATATAACTATATAGTATAGAGTAGgcccttttttctttattttatttttttttttcaaaaattgtttCGGTGCTATTTTTGCTGTTATTTATAACGTAACactttgtaattttttaaataaaataaaaagtagAATTCTCAATTCTAATAGTAAGTAGATTATGCCAATTTTAAGATTGgaattaaaacaatataatcTAAATACTATTGGtttttatgtttatatttaagaACAACTAATGTGTGCATGAGTTATTAAATGCTTctaaatttagaaaagaacaagaaaaaaaaaaaaaatacatatatccaataaaaattctttcaaccaaattttttacttattattttattatgtagTATATTCTTAAAATATCAGCAAGTGAGTAAAAGACTTGACACGTATTGAGAGAAgaaataaagaagaaaaaaaaaaaaaaaaaaaaaaaaaaaaaaaagtcattcaacaattttttgtttattttttattattatcaccaaGGTTAAGtcaaaaaatacaaataaaattttttttttattgtatgTATTACcgatatatatgtatataagATATCTTAAGACATATCTAATCAACGCAATACtaatatcataataattcaaaaaaaatacaaaaaaaaaaaaaaggtaaaataAGCTAGATCAACTGTTAAAAACCGGTTATGATTAACACTCTCAGGAAAACCCTCATAGGAGCAAAGGAAATCACAGTGTAATTACGGATATTTGAAGTAACAGCTTTGCCGCATTAGAAGggaaaatttgaaaaaaaaaaaatatgtgtACAAAAAGAGGTgggaaaataaagaaaataccaaaaaagaaaaagaaaagtgtaataattttttttttcttttttgtacCTTAAATATAGGAAAACATTAaagctatttttttaatttttttttctagtaGAAAATCTAGTATATAATTTAACACATCAGCCGATTGGATCAAAACCTAGTCTCTGTGGGAAATATAATCATAAAATATAGTATTATATCTGGTTGTAATGATATTTACATTACTGTACAATACTATggaatattaaaaaaaaaataaaaaatcatttaaatttagatCTACGCGATAGatacaaaacaaatttaaaatatttgccCATATTTTAGTCACGCAACcaattagtttttttttttttaatattttttaaataaaatacacaTTCTCTTTTCCCTTGCTGTGCGTGTGTAAATACTCAAAAAAACAGAGCGGCAAGATATACTTGTTTTCTGTA
This window harbors:
- a CDS encoding uncharacterized protein (similar to Saccharomyces cerevisiae YIL119C | RPI1 | Ras-cAMP Pathway Inhibitor) — its product is MSSAGSFRIDTPNGNGYGAVSSQLGIKNTTFKTEPNVYFSGNVIANESADDNINAINMSYQQQFNRNNYLIRPLATSAYNNGFFFKTTPQNMATINSDTTAYNGNYATPITTDSPIIGLKNNYVAKPISKLIKTKKSPRKRLVWKLNQDLILLKLVIENKDLLNNPKYNKHRKSFWDYIADLLISNHNINRNTRQCRERFKLLFTKSIKNIHNNIKPKDVLDEVCLSLHTYFRMNSDNNIFLLKHEHVQDGQDDNIIINKANCQLPDNGDVGCDGAIPLESLDSVVQQKNFFEKKISSLKTEIKHLNGIVNELKELVNDQQKTISMLITNNRQILGVDYPTNNNNNDNNNDNNNNNNNDNNNDNDNDNDSANDDDEDDGEEDNDDNTNNNSSNSNSISNSSSTSSSNTRNNSTGNYYGDNCNNNNKLTYTKAADVINNVNYNKYNNYINNMNFKENFLAQPEQYDKNLYRGYICYPPFTPGYKAANVNMNILNNINHNQGQYNNIKSYGVLACPVNSNDVNLHNTAVNNNNNNNNNITSNNNNMYPTSFLSSPNNNGNISNVNQNIKLNGNNANFGTQQGPKDLLYEHFYRRGP